CCTGCGCAGCAAGCGAAGCGCCCAGTCCGAAGGAAATTATTCGAAGTGTACCTTCAAGTAGAGAATCCCCGATACCTGACAAAGGTCCCATCAAAGAAACCTTCAGAGAGTTGATGACCTCTGGATTAAAATCCTCAGGATTACGCCCATATTCCTCTTCCATTGATGCGGCTAGGCCAAGAACAAAGCTGTTGAGCTGCTGAGTAATGTTATATAGGGCGGTATGGCGGTGATACGCCTCTTTTTTTCTTGCAAGAATCTCTGGATCGGACTCATCCGTATAAATTCGATCAAGTGTGGGAGCTATGCTATAGAGGAAACCTAGGTTCATTTGGCCTTGATAATTCCATGAGCTCTGAATGGCCCATGTCCGCCAGAAAAACTGCCACAGCCTTTTCCTCTCTGAAACTGGCTTCGGTTCAAGGCTCTTTAGCTCACTCTTCTGCTTGGCATCAATCGGGCTGTCAGTATCCTGTGTCATGTAAATAGCTCCCTTCGCTACTCGTCATCCTCAAGGGGGTCATACTGGTCTAAGTCTTGTGCCGCAGCTCTGGTGGCACCCCCATCACGGAATTTCAGCCCCATTAGAAGCAGTCCAATCAACACGGCAAAAATAGCCATAGCTGTCACGTTGAGTCCTAGGAATGCTGCACCAAAGAACCCCAACAGGAAAAATATGGTCATGCTCTTCGTCAGCATGATGGTAAGAAGCAAAGCCATGCCGAGGGCTGTGAGCATGTTGCCTGCAAGGGATAGACCACTGGTAACCCATGCGGGAATTGCGTTGACAAGCTGTTGGACAAAATCAGTCCCTATGTAAATAGCGAGGAAGATGGGAACGAAATACATAAGAGCATAAAGTATATTGCCCCAGATTATGTGCAGATGAAGGGCCTGCGTGAACTTACCCTCGTCAATTAGGGCGTCGGTCCTCGTGCTGAACGCAGAGAGGACCATTCGTATGGCAAGACCAAGAGCTTGCCCAAGCATGGCAACAGGCACCGCAATTGTCAGAGCAGCTTCTGGGCCCGCTCCCGTTAGAATGACAAAAGCAGTTGCCACTATAGAGCCCATATTCATATCGGGAATCATCGATGCGCCCACGTTAATAAGCCCAATGCTCATGAGCTCGAGCGTAGCCCCCGCCGCAAGTGCGGTAGGAATGTCTCCAAGTACGATACCAACCATCGTCGCCCCGATAAGAGGACGTTCGACACTCAAACGCCCAAGTAAGCGGGAATCCATAATGCAGATGACGCCTACTAAGCCAACAACAACAGCAGCATAGAGCTGGTTCATCTACGTCTCCTTCCAACTTATTTCATCGCCATGTCCGATAACTAAAGACAATCTCCGCAATCCCCTTTCTTTCTCTTTTGGTATTAGTCATTATATACGTCTTATATGTTTAAGCCATATTTTGTCCTTTATGGAGATGAGCGGTCAGATATTTCGGTAAGCGGTCACTCCTAACTTCCCATAGGACGGTCATCTTCTACTCTCTCTTGCTGGCTGCGTTTGCTTCCAGATCCCGCCTTCTATAAAAGCAATCCAGCTCTCTCCCATGCTTTGCCTCTTATGGGAATCATGCGAAGATTTATGCATAGACCTTCACAAAACAACCGTTGAAAGACTGGCTCCATGCACTCGAAGCCCCCGACTCTCACAAAAGTCAGGGCGGGGGCAGCAAGGGCGACAATCCGTGGGCATGACCGCACCGCACTTACCCCCACCCCCCACCACCAGTGACGGAGCCGCTGGCGGGGAACACTGCCTCCTAAAAAGAGGCTGTTATAGTGAGGGCGCCGTTCAGATCGCCCGTCTACACGGGTCGCATGCCAAGGAGATTTATGACGTGTACGCCGTCCCCACAAACATCCTCGCCCTCGATCAACCGTCGCACATTCCTCAAAGCAGGAGCAGCTGGCCTCGCTGTGGCGGCAGGCTTGGGCCTGGCGCCCCTTCCCGCCTTTGCTGAGGGCGCCCAGGGTTCCGGCAACACAGACGTCGAAGCCGTACTCGCCGGAATGAGCCGCCGCCAGAAGATAGCGCAGAAGCTCATGCCCGACTTCAGGAAGTGGGCTCAGGACGGCACGGTGGCTGACTTCACCGTAATGAACGCTGAGGTCGCAGGCATTGTAGACAAATATGACTTTAGCGGCGTCATCCTGTTCGCCAACAATGTCAAAGAAACCGAGCAGACCCTGCGGCTGTGCAGGGGTCTGCAGGACGCCGTCGTGGGCAATGCAAGTGGCAATTCCTTCGGAGACGTCCCCCTGCTCCTCACCATTGACCAGGAGGGCGGAATCGTATACCGCCTGGGCAGTGGCACGGGCCTGCCCGGAAACATGGCCGTGGGGGCCACGCGCAGCGTCGAGGACGCGCGGGACTGTGGGGAGGTAATAGGTCGGGAGCTCTCGGCCCTGGGCATCAACGTCAACTTCGCGCCGGTGCTCGACGTCAACAGCAATCCCAATAACCCCGTGATCGGCTTGCGCTCGATAGGTAGCAAGCCTGAGCTCGTCTCCGAGCTGGGCGTCCCCATGATGCAGGGCGTGCAAGCCCATAACGTGGCCGTTTCTGCAAAGCACTTCCCCGGTCACGGAGACGCTGGGACCGACTCTCACACGGGCCTTCCCCGCATCGAGAAGACCCAGGAGGAGCTGGAGGCCGTCGACTTCGCACCGTTCAAGGCGGCTATTAAGGCGGGCGCGGACATGCTCATGACCGCCCACATCCAGTATCCCAAGGTCGAGACCGGGACGGCAACCTCAACCAATCCCGATACGGGCGAAATCGAGCTCCCCGCCACCTTGTCCCACATCTTCATGACCGACATCCTCCGCACCGAGATGGGCTTCACGGGCGTCTCAGTCACGGACGCCCTGAATATGATGGCCATCGCCAGCAACTTCGACTACATCGACGCCGTGAGGCGCACCTTCCTGGCGGGTGTCGACATAGCGCTCATGCCCCTGTCTCTGACCTCATCCGATGACCTGCCCCGACTCGACGCGCTCATCGACACGCTTGAGCAGGACAGCTCAATCACCGACGCCTACCTCGACGAGTCCGTCAGGCGCATTCTCGCGCTCAAGAAGAAGCGCGGCATCCTGGACTACGCCTCCACGGCAGGAGACATCGACGCGGCCCTCTCGGAGACGCTTGCCACCGTGGGCAGCGCCGAGAACCGCTCCGTCGAGCGCGAGGTCTCTGCTGACGCCGTCACCGTGGTCAAGAACGAGGGGGGCGTCCTGCCGCTGTGCCCCTCCTCCGGAGACCACGTCCTTCTTGTCGCGGCATACCAAAACGAGAGGCCCGGGATGGAGCTGGCAATGCGCCGCCTCATCGCCGAGGGAAAGATTCCCGAAGACGTCACCTACAAGTCCATAGACTACGCCGAGACCTATGGCGATCCCGCGCTTGCCCTCGAGGCCATTCTCCCCGAGGTGTCCGAGGCCACCCAGGTCGTAGTGATCTCCGAGGTTGGCAGGACGTCCAACCTCAATCCTCAGCTGAAGAGTGTTTACAGCACCTACATTCCGACCCAGATCGCGATCAAGGCGAACGAGGCCAAAGTCCCCGTAGCAATCATGAGCATCTCTCTGCCGTACGACTGCGCGGTCTATGAGGATGCCCCGGCCGTGGCCGCCGTGTTTGGCAACATGGGCATGGATCCCACGGAAGCGCTGGCTCCCGCGACTGCCTTTGGCCCCAACATCCCTGCGGGGATCGAGGTCCTCATGGGCGGGCACGGGGCACAGGGCAAGCTCCCGGTCGACCTCTACGATGCCGTGGTGGATGACAACGGTGCTCACTTTAATATCGAGTCGATCGCGTATCCCTTTGGGTTTGGGCTCGAGTACGACCCCTGCGGAGAAAAGACCACCGTGGACACCACGGCGCTCGCGGCTACCGTCAAGGACATCGAGGACAACGTCGTTCCCAAGAAGGACACCTTCACCGCCGAGAGCTTCGCCGCGCTGCAAAGCGCCCTCGACGCCGCGAAGGCAGTCCTGGACGATCCCGATGCCACGCAAGAGCAGGTTGACCAGGCGCTGAAGGAGCTCACCGACGCGCGCGGCGCCCTCGTGACGGCTGGTGGTTCTCCGGAACCGGGCACGAATCCCCATCCCACGCCGGACACGGATGCAAACGACAAGAAGACCCCCAAGGGCAAGGTCCCCAACACGGGCGACCCCAGCCCCCTTGCCGCTCTCGCCGCCGCTGCGGTCGCTGGTGCCGCAGCCATTGGCGCAGGTCGCGCGATTGGTGCGAATGACGCAAAGGACGACGGCGAGTAGCCCCTTCTCGTCCTCGCGAGGTTTGAGGCCGACCGAAGGCACCCCTTCGGTCGGCCTCTTGTGTTTCTCGGCAATCGCGTTCTGACTTTTGTGGGAGTCAGACGAGAAAGTATGCATTTCTGTCTGTATTTACGCAGATAGAAGGTGATCTCTATGCAAGCCTCAGATTCCGACTCTCACAAAAGTCAGAATTACGATGCACGGGGGATGGGACCCAAAGCGGTCGGGCCCGTTCGCTTTATGCATCGACCTCGTCGTCGCCGCCAATCTCCTCGAGCACGCCCAGCGCCGCCGGCATGACCTCCTCCACACCTCGATGGAATGGATAGGCCACCTTCTTGGTCTTGGGATACACCAGGGCCCCGCGCCCCTTGAGCTTGAGCGCCACGGGGCGCGCCACCTCGACCCTCTGGTAGATGAGCCTGCCGTTAGTGAGCGAAACCGACGTGCATCCCAGGCGCTGAGCGCGGATCCGCACACGCGCGCGGTCGAAGAGGTTGCGGCCGGCAAGCGGCAGCGCGCCGAAGCCCTCCTCACACTCCCGCTGAAGCGCGTCCACCTCGGCCAGGTCAACGGCCGCGGCCAGACGCCGATACGCGAGCACGCGCTTGTCCACGTCAGGTAGGTACTCCTCAGCCAGGAAGAAGTCGGCGGGCAGGTTGATGGTGACCTCGGCCTGCTCCACCTCGCGCGTCTCGCCGCGCGCCTCGCTCACGGCCTCGCCGAGCATCTGCGTGAAGAGGTCGAAGCCCACGCTGGAGAGGTTACCGTGCTGCTCGGCCCCCATGAGCGAGCCCGCGCCGCGAATCTCCAGGTCGCGCATGGCAATCTTCATGCCGCTGCCCAGGTCCTGGTACTCGTTGATGGCCGTGAGGCGGTCGGTGGCCTCGGGCGTGAGGGGCAGCTCGGCCGGGAACATGAGGTAGGCGAAGGCCTGCGTTCGTCCGCGCCCCACGCGCCCCTTGAGCTGGTAGAGCTGGGCCAGGCCCAGGCGCTGCGAGTCCTCGATGATAAGCGTGTTGGTGTGCGGGTTGTCGATGCCGCTCTCGATGATCGTCGTGGCCACGAGCACGTCGATCTCGTGCTCCGAGAAGCGCAGCATGGCATCTTCCACCTCGCGTGCGCTCATCTTACCGTGCGCCACCCCCACGCGAGCCTCAGGTGCCGCCTCGACCACGCGCTCGACCGCGTCCTCGATCGTGGTCACGCGATTGGAGACGTAGTAGACCTGCCCCTTGCGACCAAGCTCCTCGCGAATGGCGGCCGAGACCACGTCGGAGTCGTACTCCCCCACCTTCACCTTGACCGGCAGGCGCCCGGGAGGAGGCGTCATGATGAGGCTCATGTCGCGCACGCCGCTCATGGCCATCTGCATGGTGCGCGGAATGGGCGTGGCGGAAAGCGTGAGCACGTCGACCTGCTCGCGCATGTTCTTGAGCTGCTCCTTGTGCTGGACGCCAAAGCGCTGCTCCTCGTCAATCACCACAAGGCCCAGGTCATAAGGATTAACGTCGGCGGAGAGCAGCCGGTGCGTGCCAATGAGCACGTCCACCGAGCCGTCCGCGAACCCCTCGAGCGCGCGACGCTGCTGCGCCGGCGTCACAAAGCGCGACAGCACCGCCACCTTGAGGTCAAACGGCGCAAACCGCGAGAAGAACGTCTCGAAGTGCTGCTGCGCCAGAATCGTCGTGGGGCACAGGACCATGACCTGTTTGGAATCCTGACAGCACTTGAACGCCGCGCGCAGGGCCACCTCGGTCTTGCCAAAGCCCACGTCGCCGCAGAGCAGGCGATCCATGGGGCGTCGCGTCTCCATGTCGGCCTTGATGTCCACGATCGCGTTGGCCTGATCGAGCGTGAGCTCGTAGGGGAAGCTCGCCTCCATCTCCTGCTGCACCGGCGTGTCCGGGGCAAACGCGTAGCCCGCCACCGAGGAGCGGCGCGTATAGAGGTCGACCAGGTCAAAGGCAAGCTTCTTGGCACTCTTGCGGGCCTTGCCCGTGGCGCGCGACCAGTCCGCGGTGTTGAGGCGCGTGAGGCGCGGGCTGCTGCCGTCCGGCCCCACGTAGCGCGTGATGCGGTCCACCTGCTCGAGCGGCACAAAGAGCTTGTCGCCGCCGGCGTACTCCAAAAGGAAGTAGTCGCGCTCCTTGCCACCCACCTCCTGGCGCACGATCTGGGAGAACAGCGCGATGCCGTGCGTGGCGTGGACCACGTAGTCGCCGGGTTTGAACGGGAAGGTCACGCTCGTGGGGTCCACGCGCCGCGCGCGGCGATGCGACTTGGCCGTGCGCGCGGTGAGATCCGAGACCGAGAAGACCGCGAGCTGCGCCGTGGGAATCACGATGCCAGCGGGAACCGGTGCGTCCACGAACGTCACGCGCCCACGATCCAGGGGCACGGGCTCAGGGTCGCGGTTCTCGGGGGCCGCGCCCAAAGACTCGACCACGGGGATGAGCTCGTCGGTAAAGCGCAGCTCAAGGGCCTCACGTGCCGCCCGATCCGGCACGGCAAAGATCACTGCCGCCCGGTCGGCCACGAGCTGACGGGCGCGACCCAGGAGCTTGACGTCTGAGCCCGCGATCTGCGGCTGACGTACCGGGAGCTCGGCCGTGGCGGCGGCGGTCCCCGCGCGCAGGATGGACGCGAGGGACAGGCGCTGCTGGCGTCCAAAGTCGAGGTCACGCGGTGCCGTGTAGAGACCCTCGAGCGAGATGTGCGCGGCGCTAGCAGCCACCTGGACCTCGTCCATGGCGCGGGCGCAGTCGTCAAAGAGAGCGCGGGGCTCGGCGAGAACCACGAGAGTCTCGGGGCAGATATGGTCAAGCGGCGAGGCTGTGGAGCCATAGAGTTCCGGAAGATAGCGCTCGAGCGCCGGCTGTGCTGCACGCTGACGAATGAGCTCCAGATCGGCAGCCACCTTAGCGTTGTCGCGGGCTCGGTTGAACAGGGCGCGCTCGGCGTGGGCCACGGTCTGGTCCGTGAGGGCCATCTCGCGACAGGGAGCGACGGTCACTGACTCGAGCTCGCCTATGGTCTGACCCGTCGAGGAGACCATGCGGCGCACGCGGTCGATCTCGTCGCCAAAGAACTCAATGCGCACCGGAGAGGTGGCCTGGGCGGGAAAGACGTCGACGGCGTCGCCGTGCACGTGGAAGGTGCCCGGGGCGTCCACCTCACCCGCGTCGGCGTAGCCCATGCCCACGAGCAGGGCCGGGACCTCGTCAAAGGGAACCTCGTCGGCCACGGAGAAGGTGCTCGACGCGAAGTAGCCCGAGCCCTTGGGCGGCACGCGGCGCAGGAGCGCGTGGGCGCTCGCCACCACGAGGCACTTCTCGCCAGACGCGAGGCGAGAAACGGCTTGGCAGCGAGCCCCGATGGCCGCATCGTCCGGGGCGGCCTCGGCCCAGGGGCGGTCGCGTCGCTCGGGATAGCGAGCCACCACGTCCTGACCCAGCCATGCCGCAAGCGCGCGAGCCGTGCGGCCTGCGGCCTCTTCGCCGGAGACCACGAGCAGGCAGGGCTGGGGGTCGCGCGCCCAGAGGGAGGCGACCACCAGGGGGCGGGCGCTCTGAGCCACGGCGAGCGTGGCGTCGTGGCCCGCGCCGAGCTCGCGAAGCAGCGGCTCCAGCTCCGGCGCGGACAGGAGCTGACGAGAAACGCGGTTGATGAGCATGGCACCTCGACATGCGATAACGCCAGCTCCCCGGGGGACCGGCTGTGCGAACGAATTTGCGTACATTGTACCCGTGACACGCAACCCTCTCTCGTGCGGACGCTCATCGCGTGTCGGCCTCAACTTGGAAGCCCTTCCTTTTTGTGGCAGTGGGCAGCAGGCCCATACCGTGGAGTTCCCAGAGTGTCTCGCTCATTCTCCTCATCGGAATCAACGAGGACAGCCGCAGGGAGTTCAAGCTTCTCTTCGACGTCCTCTTTAGGGTGCTCCGCAGTAGGGCAAACGTGCGGCAGCTTATTCGCGCCGATTCCTACGAGACCATGGTCGGGCTCCTTGAGTCCATGGTCATCAAGGCCTCGAGCGCCTAGCGCGCGCTCCGCCTGGCGAGCTCGCGCAGGCGCGAGCTCGCAGCCTCCACGGCCGCGCCATCCGCGTGCCAGCTCCAGTTACCCTCGGCCACGCCCGGCACGTTCATGCGCGCCTCGTCGCCCAGACCGAGCACGTCCTGGAGGGCCACGATCGCCACGTCGGCCCCGGAGTCAACCACGCGCTGCATGAGGGATCCGGCCAGCTGGACGGCCTCGTCTCCCGCAACGTCAAAGCGCTTCTCGCAGAAGCCCACGAGGGTCTGATTGTCGTGCGTGCCCGTATAGGCCACCGCACCGGCGGGCGGCTCGTACCCTTGGCGCACGTCAGCGTCGCAGAACTGGATGACGTCCATGCCGGGAAGGCCCGTCTTGGCCACGAGAGCGCGCACGGCGGGTGTGAGCGCCCCCAGGTCCTCCGCTATGAACGGCAGCGAACCAAACTGTCTGTTCGCCTCCTCGAAGAGCTCGACCCCCGGCCCAAACGCATACGAGCCCTCGCTCGCAGGCACTCCCTCGGGCACCATCCAATACGACGAGAAGCCAATGAAGTGATCAAGCCGCACGTAGTCGTAGAGCGAGAGCGCGCGACTGAAGCGCCTGAGCCACCAGCCGTAGTTTTGCTCGCGCATGATGTCCCAGCGATAGATAGGGTTGCCCCAGAGCTGGCCCTCGGGCGCAAAGGCGTCACCGGGCGCGCCCGCCTGATGCCGCGTGCGCCCCTGCTCGTCCAGGTCGAAGAGGTCCGGCTCGCTCCAGACGTCCGACGAGTCCCCCGAGACGTACATCGGCATGTCGCCGATGATCTGCACCCCACGTGCGCGTGCGTAGTCGTGCAGGTCATCCCAGGCGCGCTCGAACGCGTACTGCAGCCGGCGCTGGTCCTCGATCGCAGCGCGCAGGCGCGTCTCGCCGGCCAGCCTGGGGGTGTAGTGGCGGTAGCGCGCGGGCCAGCCCTGCCAGGGCCCCTCGCCCAAGCGCTCCTTGAGCGCACGAAACGTGCAGTACGGCGTAAGCCAGTACTCGTTCTCGGCACAGAACCTCAGGTAGTCAGCGTCGTTGCCAATCTTCTCCAGAGAGGCGAGCGTGACCTCGGCCGGCTGCTCGAGCAGGTCAGTGTTGCCCGCAAACGCGGCGAGGCCCGCATACGGCGACCCAAACTCGTCGGCCGGGTTCACGGGCAGGACCTGCCAGTACCTCTGCCCGCACGCAACGAGCCAGTCGACGAAGCGCCGCGCGGGCGCGCCGAGCGTGCCCGGAGCCCCATCGTTGGGAACCGACGTGATGTGGCACAGCACCCCCATCCCCCGCTCCAGCGGCTTCTGGAGACGAAGCTCGTTCTGGAAGGAGAGGACCGCCGTGCCAAGCGGCCATAGGAAGGCCTCGGCCTGCCCGTGGTCCACCTGCGGTGCCCGCCCCGAGACCACGTCCGTGACCGCCTCTCCCACCAGGGGAACCTTGACCGTGTGGGCCTCGGAGAGGCTGCGATTCACGAGCACGCACACGCTCTCGTGGTCCCCGCGTCGCCAGAACCCAAAGACGTCCTCACCCGAGGAGAAGGGCTCGAAGTCCCCGTCCACGAGCACCGGCAGGGTCCTGCGCAGCGCGATCGCATTGCGATAGCTGTTCGCGCAGTCCGCCCGCCCGCGCGGGCCGCCCCAGGGAAAGCTCGCCCGGTTGTACGGATCGCGAAAGCCCTCGAGGCCCCGCTCGTCACCGTAGTAGACGCAGGGCACGCCTGGTAGCGTCATCTGGAGCAGCGCCGCCGCCCACAGGCGCGCCTTCGCAAGGCCCACCTGTCCCTCGTCCAGCCGATAGCTCGCGCGCTCGTCCTCCGAGAGGCTGTCGGGGTCAGGGGCACCCCCCAAGACGGTGAACAGACGCTCCCGGTCGTGGCTACCCAGGAGGTTGAGCGCCGAGTAGAAGGCGTCACGCGGGTAGTTCTCGCGCAGCTGCTCGAGGCAGGCGACCAGCTCGGGGGCACCCGTCGTGCCCCGCAGAAAGGCGAGAAGCCCCGTGCGCAGCGGATAGTTCATCGTCGCGTCCAGCTCCCGGCCCTGGAAGTACTGGCGGAGCTTTCCGTAGGCGAGCTTGTTGGAGGCGTCCTCCCAGACCTCGCCGATGAGCACGGCGTCGGGACGCTCGGTGAGGATGGCATGCTTGATGTCGACGATGAACTCGTCGGAGAGCTCGTCGGCGACGTCAAGGCGCCAGCCGCGCGCACCCGCGCGCATCCAGCGGCGCACGATGCCGTTGCGGCCGCACACGAGATCGTGGAAGGAGCTCTTCTCGTTGAGGTCAGGCAGGTCGGGGTTGCCCCACCAGCTCGCGTAGGTGCCGTCCTCGTTGAAGCTGAACCAGTCGCGATACGCGGAGTCCTCGCTCTGGAAGGCACCCGGTTCGGGATAGGTCCCGTAGCGGTTGAAGTAGCGCGAGTCGGCGCCGCAGTGGTTGAAGACGCCGTCCAAGATGACGGACATGCCCCGCTCGGCCGCGTCCACGCACAGCGTGCGCAGGTCATTCTCGCCGCCGAGCATGGGGTCTATGCGCAGGTAGTCGGCCGTGTCATAGCGATGGTTGCTCGCCGCCTCAAAGATGGGGTTGAGGTAGATCACGCTCACGCCGAGATTCTCCAGATAGTCCAGATGCTCGCGCACGCCCTCGAGGGTCCCTCCATAGAAGTCCCAGCGAGCGATGCTCGCGTCCTCGCGGCGCGCATAGGTGGGCGGGGTATCCCAGTCCTCGACCAGGACCCGCTCGGCGGCCCCGCGCGGCCTGGCAAGCGCACGGTGGGCGCGCTTCTCCCAGTCCTTCCCGCGCGCGAAGCGATCGGGGAAGATCTGGTAGGCAATGCCCTCGCGGTACCAGTTCGGCTGCTGGGCGCGCGGCGAGAAGACTGTGATCTGAAACGAGGGAGGCTCGGCGTAGGAGAAGGCGCCTTCTCCCGTGGTCCAGCCCTCGCGCGCGCCGTAGCGCCACACGGAGCCGTCCTGGGCCTCGATGTCAAAGCTGTACCACACCACGCCCGTCTCAGCAGGCCTATAGGTCGCCGAGAAGCGCAGGTGATCCTCCTGGTTGGAGCCGTGCATCTCCACGAGCTCCTCGCCGTGGGCGTCGGTCCAGACGCGCAGGGTGCAGAAGACGACCCCGTCTTCCCACACGTCGATGCCCAACGTGACGGTACCGCCCAGCTGGACGGCACCAAAAGGACTTCGGTACTCTTTCTCGGAGGTTACGTGACGAGCCTTCAAGCGCTACCTGTCTCTTCTCTTGTTATACCGAATGACCTCCGGATGGAGACCATGGTAGATATCCATGTAGTCGTTCGCGGCACGACGCCAGCTGAAGTCCGCCGCCATGGCCTGACGCACGAGCTTAGTCCACGTATCCGCCTTAGTCCAGAAAATCTCACAGGCTCCAAGGAGGGTGTCGAGCATCTCGTCGGCATTCATGTTGGCAAAGGTGAAGCCGGTCCCCTCGCCGGTAAACTTGTTGTAGGGCACGACCGAGTCCGCAAGCCCCCCGGTCTCGCGCACGAGCGGCAGCGTGCCGTAGCGCATGGCGATCATCTGCGACAGGCCACAGGGCTCGAACTCGGATGGCATGAGCAGGATGTCGCCGCCCGCGTACATGCGGTGCGAGAGCTCGTTGTCAAACGCGATGCGTGCGCACATCTGGCCCGAATAGGCGGCGGCAAAGTAGCGCAGCGCCTCCTCCTGCTCCGCATCGCCCGTGCCCAGAACGGCCACCTGAACCCCGCGGCGCATGAGGGCGCTCATGGCGTAGCGCACCAGGCCCAGGCCCTTCTGGTCGGTGAGACGTCCCACGAAGACGACGAGCGGGTGCGTGGGATCCTCGTCCAGGCCCAGCTCGGCCTGGAGCGCTCGTTTGCACGCAGCCTTGCCCGAAAGGTCTGCTGCCGAGAAGCCCTCCTCGATCATCGGGTCCGTGGCGGGGTTCCAGATGCTCTGATCGATGCCGTTCAGGATTCCGGACAAGACGTTCGAGCGACGCCTGAAGAGGGCGTCGAGGCCCTCACCGTAAAACGGCATCTGCAGTTCGTAGGCATAGCTCGGACTCACCGTAGTCAGCGCGTCGGCGTAGCACAGGGCGCCCTTCATGTAGTTGATCGAGTCTCGGTCGTAGTAGAGCTGGTCGCGCGCCGCGGGGATGTGCCCCAGGCCCAGGACGTCATCGAGGACCGTGAAGGAGTACTGGCCCTGGAACTTGACGTTGTGAATGGTGAAGACGCACTTCACCTGATTGCAGGCGGGAATCTCGCGATAGAACTCGCGCAGGAACACGGGGCACAGCGCGCTTTGCCAGTCATTGCAGTGCAGAACGTCACACGCGAGCTCGGACACCTGAGCGATGGCCTCGCAGATGGCCTTGGAAAAGAAGGCGAAGCGCTCGCCGTCGTCGTAGTAGCCGTAGAGCCCATCGCGCTTGAAGTAGGACTCGTTGTCGATGAAGTAGAAGTCGAGGCCCTGTAGGGTCAGCTTGTCGATGCCGCAGTAGTCGTTTCTCCAGGCAAGGGGCACGTTGAAGTCGGTAACGTGCTTCATCCGGTCGCGGTACTCCTGCGGGATGCTGCCGTACTTGGGGAGAATCACGGCAACCCTGGCGCCGGCGTGCTTGAGAGCGCGGGGAAGCGATCCGGCGACGTCTGCGAGCCCTCCCGTCTTGACGAACGGGACGGCCTCTGAGGACGCGAAGAGCACCCTCATCTTTCTTCGTTTTGCAGTGGCTGACATGTTTTTCTCTCCGACTCCTAGTCGCGGGCCTTCTCCTTGATGAGCACGTCCTCAGGAGT
This is a stretch of genomic DNA from Thermophilibacter immobilis. It encodes these proteins:
- a CDS encoding PTS system mannose/fructose/sorbose family transporter subunit IID — protein: MTQDTDSPIDAKQKSELKSLEPKPVSERKRLWQFFWRTWAIQSSWNYQGQMNLGFLYSIAPTLDRIYTDESDPEILARKKEAYHRHTALYNITQQLNSFVLGLAASMEEEYGRNPEDFNPEVINSLKVSLMGPLSGIGDSLLEGTLRIISFGLGASLAAQGSILGPILALIISGVPKTLITWFGGKVGYTLGTDYVKQLQDGGIMDRVMYVASVVGLMTVGAMIATMIGITTPLEFQDGAVVLQSVFDGIFPAMIPLLITWLLYTLLKKKIGLGWLLSGCIVVSLVCSFFGLLA
- a CDS encoding PTS mannose/fructose/sorbose/N-acetylgalactosamine transporter subunit IIC — translated: MNQLYAAVVVGLVGVICIMDSRLLGRLSVERPLIGATMVGIVLGDIPTALAAGATLELMSIGLINVGASMIPDMNMGSIVATAFVILTGAGPEAALTIAVPVAMLGQALGLAIRMVLSAFSTRTDALIDEGKFTQALHLHIIWGNILYALMYFVPIFLAIYIGTDFVQQLVNAIPAWVTSGLSLAGNMLTALGMALLLTIMLTKSMTIFFLLGFFGAAFLGLNVTAMAIFAVLIGLLLMGLKFRDGGATRAAAQDLDQYDPLEDDE
- a CDS encoding glycoside hydrolase family 3 N-terminal domain-containing protein, which translates into the protein MAAGLGLAPLPAFAEGAQGSGNTDVEAVLAGMSRRQKIAQKLMPDFRKWAQDGTVADFTVMNAEVAGIVDKYDFSGVILFANNVKETEQTLRLCRGLQDAVVGNASGNSFGDVPLLLTIDQEGGIVYRLGSGTGLPGNMAVGATRSVEDARDCGEVIGRELSALGINVNFAPVLDVNSNPNNPVIGLRSIGSKPELVSELGVPMMQGVQAHNVAVSAKHFPGHGDAGTDSHTGLPRIEKTQEELEAVDFAPFKAAIKAGADMLMTAHIQYPKVETGTATSTNPDTGEIELPATLSHIFMTDILRTEMGFTGVSVTDALNMMAIASNFDYIDAVRRTFLAGVDIALMPLSLTSSDDLPRLDALIDTLEQDSSITDAYLDESVRRILALKKKRGILDYASTAGDIDAALSETLATVGSAENRSVEREVSADAVTVVKNEGGVLPLCPSSGDHVLLVAAYQNERPGMELAMRRLIAEGKIPEDVTYKSIDYAETYGDPALALEAILPEVSEATQVVVISEVGRTSNLNPQLKSVYSTYIPTQIAIKANEAKVPVAIMSISLPYDCAVYEDAPAVAAVFGNMGMDPTEALAPATAFGPNIPAGIEVLMGGHGAQGKLPVDLYDAVVDDNGAHFNIESIAYPFGFGLEYDPCGEKTTVDTTALAATVKDIEDNVVPKKDTFTAESFAALQSALDAAKAVLDDPDATQEQVDQALKELTDARGALVTAGGSPEPGTNPHPTPDTDANDKKTPKGKVPNTGDPSPLAALAAAAVAGAAAIGAGRAIGANDAKDDGE
- the mfd gene encoding transcription-repair coupling factor; the encoded protein is MLINRVSRQLLSAPELEPLLRELGAGHDATLAVAQSARPLVVASLWARDPQPCLLVVSGEEAAGRTARALAAWLGQDVVARYPERRDRPWAEAAPDDAAIGARCQAVSRLASGEKCLVVASAHALLRRVPPKGSGYFASSTFSVADEVPFDEVPALLVGMGYADAGEVDAPGTFHVHGDAVDVFPAQATSPVRIEFFGDEIDRVRRMVSSTGQTIGELESVTVAPCREMALTDQTVAHAERALFNRARDNAKVAADLELIRQRAAQPALERYLPELYGSTASPLDHICPETLVVLAEPRALFDDCARAMDEVQVAASAAHISLEGLYTAPRDLDFGRQQRLSLASILRAGTAAATAELPVRQPQIAGSDVKLLGRARQLVADRAAVIFAVPDRAAREALELRFTDELIPVVESLGAAPENRDPEPVPLDRGRVTFVDAPVPAGIVIPTAQLAVFSVSDLTARTAKSHRRARRVDPTSVTFPFKPGDYVVHATHGIALFSQIVRQEVGGKERDYFLLEYAGGDKLFVPLEQVDRITRYVGPDGSSPRLTRLNTADWSRATGKARKSAKKLAFDLVDLYTRRSSVAGYAFAPDTPVQQEMEASFPYELTLDQANAIVDIKADMETRRPMDRLLCGDVGFGKTEVALRAAFKCCQDSKQVMVLCPTTILAQQHFETFFSRFAPFDLKVAVLSRFVTPAQQRRALEGFADGSVDVLIGTHRLLSADVNPYDLGLVVIDEEQRFGVQHKEQLKNMREQVDVLTLSATPIPRTMQMAMSGVRDMSLIMTPPPGRLPVKVKVGEYDSDVVSAAIREELGRKGQVYYVSNRVTTIEDAVERVVEAAPEARVGVAHGKMSAREVEDAMLRFSEHEIDVLVATTIIESGIDNPHTNTLIIEDSQRLGLAQLYQLKGRVGRGRTQAFAYLMFPAELPLTPEATDRLTAINEYQDLGSGMKIAMRDLEIRGAGSLMGAEQHGNLSSVGFDLFTQMLGEAVSEARGETREVEQAEVTINLPADFFLAEEYLPDVDKRVLAYRRLAAAVDLAEVDALQRECEEGFGALPLAGRNLFDRARVRIRAQRLGCTSVSLTNGRLIYQRVEVARPVALKLKGRGALVYPKTKKVAYPFHRGVEEVMPAALGVLEEIGGDDEVDA
- a CDS encoding PTS sugar transporter subunit IIA, translating into MAVGSRPIPWSSQSVSLILLIGINEDSRREFKLLFDVLFRVLRSRANVRQLIRADSYETMVGLLESMVIKASSA